One Nitrospina watsonii DNA segment encodes these proteins:
- a CDS encoding TPR end-of-group domain-containing protein: MKLHPHIVQRYLPVLAVVFMGLALYSDQARFNDPSPGKAQQEGSGSKTLAAGGKDPDHSHAEGSKTDAESEHRMAIHHYNEGNGFLNRGDWQEAVRNYNMALHHDKHLHAVYINLSSAYLKGRKFDAARETLNTLKTMQPDSPHLHYNLACYHALQNETDAALSAIQQAVRLGFQPVASIRTDPDLASVRTTAAYKEWARDALRPS; this comes from the coding sequence ATGAAACTACATCCTCACATAGTGCAACGCTACCTGCCGGTGCTGGCGGTCGTGTTCATGGGCCTGGCCCTGTACAGCGATCAGGCCCGGTTCAACGACCCCTCCCCCGGAAAGGCACAGCAGGAAGGGTCCGGTTCGAAAACCCTGGCGGCGGGCGGCAAGGACCCAGACCACTCCCATGCGGAGGGTTCCAAAACCGATGCCGAAAGCGAACACCGCATGGCCATCCACCATTACAACGAGGGCAACGGCTTTCTGAATCGCGGCGACTGGCAGGAAGCCGTGCGCAATTACAACATGGCGCTGCACCATGACAAGCACCTGCACGCGGTGTACATCAACCTGAGCAGCGCCTACCTGAAAGGCAGGAAGTTCGACGCCGCACGGGAGACGCTGAACACCTTGAAAACCATGCAACCGGACAGCCCGCACCTCCATTACAATCTCGCCTGCTACCACGCCTTGCAAAACGAAACCGACGCCGCGCTCAGCGCAATCCAGCAGGCAGTCCGCCTCGGCTTCCAGCCGGTCGCATCCATCCGCACCGACCCGGATCTCGCCTCCGTGCGCACCACTGCCGCTTATAAAGAATGGGCGCGGGATGCGCTGCGTCCATCCTGA
- a CDS encoding YdcH family protein: MDIDPEIIEKSKNEIPEFKRLFEEHTRLKHQVEELNKRPFLTPEQELERKKFQKRKLNLKDQLEKLLETNGQEAG, from the coding sequence ATGGACATCGATCCGGAAATCATCGAAAAATCCAAGAATGAAATCCCGGAATTCAAACGCCTGTTTGAGGAACACACCCGCCTGAAACATCAGGTCGAAGAACTCAACAAACGTCCTTTTCTGACACCGGAACAAGAACTGGAGCGGAAAAAATTCCAAAAACGGAAACTGAATCTAAAGGACCAGTTGGAAAAACTTCTGGAGACCAACGGACAGGAAGCCGGCTGA
- a CDS encoding radical SAM/SPASM domain-containing protein produces the protein MESSQIDFSPTPNNSPYRAYSISWNITKRCNLNCEHCYLDADFRGGFRVDELSTQECFNVIDQIAEVNPNAFLILTGGEPLLRPDIYEITRYAADRKFMVVLGTNGTIITRENAKKIKESGAHGVGISIDSMDAVKHDQFRGVSKAWEKSMEAFDILNDVGVDFLVQMSVSDMNYKEIPDVIAYAEKIGAVAFNLYFLVCTGRGQGNTDISNAAYEEALKILYKEQMKYKGRLMINSKCAPQYKRVVYENDPESVYQRTYAGGCPAGTHYSRISPEGDLTPCPFIAESVGSLRTDTFKNLWYNAPLMNQLRERKGLDGKCGSCEFSAMCSGCRARAFAETGNYMAEDPSCDYEPGQHGGKAIELKVEDTLGLEVEYRQTWTDEAKQRLERIPSFARGMVVQGIEKFAAERGVALIDEHVVKKSREEMIEKRGAMFPFLKKFINSEKS, from the coding sequence ATGGAATCCTCTCAGATCGATTTTTCACCGACGCCGAACAACAGCCCCTACCGGGCTTACTCCATATCCTGGAACATCACCAAACGCTGCAACCTCAATTGCGAGCATTGCTACCTCGATGCCGACTTCCGCGGCGGGTTTCGCGTGGACGAATTGAGCACGCAGGAATGCTTCAACGTGATCGACCAGATTGCCGAGGTCAACCCCAACGCGTTCCTCATCCTCACCGGCGGCGAACCGCTGCTGCGTCCGGATATCTACGAGATCACCCGTTACGCCGCCGACCGCAAGTTCATGGTCGTGCTCGGCACCAACGGCACCATCATCACCCGCGAGAACGCGAAGAAGATCAAAGAATCCGGAGCGCACGGCGTCGGCATCAGCATCGATTCCATGGACGCGGTCAAGCACGACCAGTTCCGCGGCGTGTCGAAAGCGTGGGAGAAGTCGATGGAAGCCTTCGACATTTTGAACGACGTCGGCGTCGATTTCCTCGTGCAGATGTCGGTCTCCGACATGAACTACAAGGAGATTCCGGATGTCATCGCCTACGCCGAGAAGATCGGCGCGGTGGCCTTCAACCTCTACTTCCTCGTCTGCACCGGCCGCGGCCAGGGCAACACCGACATCAGCAACGCCGCCTACGAGGAAGCGCTCAAAATTCTGTACAAAGAACAGATGAAGTACAAAGGCCGCCTGATGATCAACTCCAAATGCGCGCCGCAGTACAAACGCGTCGTGTACGAGAACGATCCCGAGTCCGTCTATCAGCGCACCTACGCCGGCGGTTGCCCGGCGGGCACGCATTACAGCCGCATCAGCCCGGAAGGCGACCTCACCCCCTGCCCGTTCATCGCGGAATCCGTGGGCAGCCTGCGCACCGACACCTTCAAAAACCTGTGGTACAACGCGCCGCTGATGAATCAGCTGCGCGAGCGCAAAGGCCTCGACGGCAAATGCGGTTCGTGCGAATTTTCGGCGATGTGTTCCGGCTGCCGGGCGCGCGCTTTCGCCGAGACCGGCAACTACATGGCGGAAGACCCGTCCTGCGATTACGAACCGGGACAGCACGGCGGCAAGGCCATCGAGCTGAAAGTGGAAGACACGCTGGGGCTGGAAGTCGAGTACCGTCAGACCTGGACCGACGAAGCCAAGCAGCGGCTGGAACGCATTCCCAGTTTCGCGCGCGGCATGGTGGTGCAGGGCATCGAGAAGTTCGCCGCCGAACGCGGTGTGGCGCTGATCGACGAACACGTCGTGAAGAAGTCGCGTGAGGAAATGATCGAAAAACGCGGTGCCATGTTCCCCTTCCTCAAAAAGTTCATCAACTCCGAGAAGAGCTAA
- the tsaB gene encoding tRNA (adenosine(37)-N6)-threonylcarbamoyltransferase complex dimerization subunit type 1 TsaB translates to MRILAIDSSTPQCSVALFQQNPTLLQQFTAEDQPAYSNRLLEWMNRILDEAGVRLDEVDGFAVTTGPGSFTGLRVGLSLIKGFVLATEKPFVGVTTFDAWTATLQTEVNAFCPVLDARKQQVYAARFHRERNQWTRQMEDRVLAPEALCDLIDRPTLFAGSGLAAYAGLFRQRLGDRFLTDTTAQTCNVAAGAALWAASRFDDAKQYDLNSLRIDYIRKSEAELNFKG, encoded by the coding sequence ATGAGAATTCTGGCTATCGACTCATCGACCCCTCAATGCAGCGTTGCCCTCTTCCAACAAAACCCAACTCTTCTCCAACAATTCACAGCGGAAGATCAGCCTGCGTACTCCAACCGCTTGCTGGAATGGATGAATCGGATTCTCGATGAGGCGGGAGTGCGCCTGGATGAGGTCGATGGATTTGCCGTCACCACCGGGCCGGGATCGTTCACCGGCCTGCGCGTGGGCCTCAGTCTTATCAAGGGATTCGTGCTGGCCACGGAAAAACCGTTTGTGGGAGTGACTACGTTTGACGCCTGGACGGCAACACTCCAAACGGAAGTGAATGCCTTCTGCCCCGTGCTCGACGCACGCAAACAACAAGTATACGCCGCCCGCTTTCACCGCGAGCGGAATCAATGGACCCGCCAGATGGAGGACCGGGTTCTGGCTCCGGAAGCGTTGTGCGATTTGATCGACCGCCCCACCCTGTTTGCCGGCAGCGGCCTTGCGGCTTACGCCGGCCTGTTCCGGCAGCGATTGGGAGACCGTTTCCTGACGGACACCACAGCGCAGACCTGCAATGTGGCAGCGGGCGCCGCCCTGTGGGCGGCATCGCGTTTCGACGACGCGAAACAATACGATCTCAACTCGCTGCGCATCGATTACATCCGCAAATCGGAGGCCGAACTCAACTTCAAAGGTTGA
- a CDS encoding NAD(P)/FAD-dependent oxidoreductase: MPADYDVLVIGAGPAGAATALLLHARGYKVGVLERARFPRDKVCGEFISPAADAILEKLGVLESIEATKPLRLRGVAVSAYEEEEVAIDYPAHEGRAMSSLSLSRFSFDHLLFQKMKERGIDVLEEHQVDDLVFDAGNVTGVTGRDAGNRPFALNARVVVDAGGRNAVSLRRMGLRQRPKTGRGKVALAAHWSGVQFPGDYCYMHISRPGYTGMAPVSADAVNVVLVVDAERLRGEDVDAFYRRVVLQNRRRHDLLADAELNERVRTVDSLAFQVQPIPCGGLVLVGDAMGFIDPFTGEGIYLGLRSAELAAATLDVALQKGDVSRWMLARYDLRRRQEFHKKFVLSRALQKLIYRPRWCRRVVGVLADNPALAATLVGVIGDYLPAGRVVSAAYLTRLAVAWLRPQRGVRPQRGVRPQRAGRPQRAGRPQQRVRPAASHHAPTLESRPLPDEG, encoded by the coding sequence ATGCCTGCCGACTATGATGTGCTGGTGATCGGCGCCGGACCCGCCGGGGCCGCCACGGCCTTGCTGCTCCACGCCAGAGGATACAAGGTGGGTGTGCTCGAACGCGCGCGTTTTCCGCGTGACAAGGTGTGCGGCGAGTTCATCAGTCCCGCCGCCGATGCCATTCTGGAAAAACTGGGTGTGTTGGAGTCGATCGAAGCCACGAAACCGCTGCGCCTGCGTGGGGTGGCGGTGTCGGCGTACGAGGAAGAGGAAGTGGCCATCGATTACCCGGCGCACGAGGGCCGTGCGATGTCGAGTTTGTCGCTGTCCAGATTTTCGTTCGATCACCTGCTGTTCCAGAAAATGAAAGAGCGCGGCATCGATGTGTTGGAAGAACACCAGGTGGACGATCTGGTGTTCGACGCAGGCAATGTCACCGGCGTCACCGGTCGCGATGCCGGCAACCGGCCTTTCGCTTTGAACGCGCGCGTGGTGGTGGATGCGGGCGGGCGCAATGCGGTGTCGCTCAGGCGTATGGGATTGCGTCAACGTCCCAAAACGGGCCGTGGCAAGGTGGCGCTGGCCGCGCACTGGTCAGGCGTGCAGTTCCCCGGCGATTACTGTTACATGCATATCAGCCGTCCCGGCTACACCGGCATGGCGCCGGTGAGTGCGGACGCGGTCAACGTGGTGCTGGTGGTGGACGCCGAGCGCCTGCGCGGCGAAGACGTGGATGCGTTCTACCGGCGCGTGGTCTTGCAGAACCGGCGGCGGCACGACCTGCTGGCAGATGCGGAATTGAACGAGCGCGTGCGCACGGTCGATTCGCTGGCGTTCCAGGTGCAGCCGATTCCCTGCGGTGGACTGGTGCTGGTGGGGGACGCCATGGGCTTCATCGATCCCTTCACCGGCGAGGGCATTTACCTGGGGCTGCGCAGTGCGGAACTGGCGGCGGCGACGTTGGATGTGGCCCTGCAGAAAGGGGATGTGTCGCGTTGGATGCTGGCGCGTTACGACCTGCGGCGGCGGCAGGAGTTTCACAAAAAATTCGTGCTGAGCCGTGCCTTGCAAAAACTGATCTACCGGCCGCGCTGGTGCCGCCGCGTGGTGGGAGTGCTTGCCGACAATCCGGCCCTGGCCGCGACCCTGGTCGGCGTCATCGGCGATTACCTGCCCGCCGGACGGGTGGTGTCTGCCGCCTACCTGACCCGACTCGCTGTCGCCTGGCTGCGCCCCCAGCGTGGGGTGCGGCCCCAGCGTGGGGTGCGGCCCCAGCGTGCGGGGCGGCCCCAGCGTGCGGGGCGGCCTCAACAAAGAGTGCGGCCCGCGGCTTCTCATCACGCGCCGACGCTCGAAAGCCGGCCTCTTCCCGACGAAGGGTGA
- a CDS encoding methyltransferase domain-containing protein, protein MTPVSLTMVFAPPRNLRDELLDLDQAPFEEVKDSLNDVRRVNRYLSGYKVLLHHMRPFLESQPQGVPLDVLDVATGSADQPIELVRMARRMKRPIRVVALDVNAKMLRYAREQATRYPEIRFVQGDAKDMPFPGRAFDVVINNLALHHFSEENALVLLEQFTRLSKQGVVVNDLHRSRIAWASIYLLTRLLTNNRLTRYDAPVSVMNAFTPDELRGLAQRAGWRHFNVHRHFPYRIALVETKPS, encoded by the coding sequence TTGACGCCGGTTTCTCTCACCATGGTGTTTGCCCCGCCTCGAAACCTGCGCGATGAACTCTTGGACCTGGACCAGGCCCCGTTCGAGGAAGTCAAAGACAGCCTGAACGACGTGCGCCGGGTCAACCGCTACCTCAGCGGTTATAAAGTGCTGTTGCACCATATGCGACCGTTTCTGGAATCGCAGCCGCAGGGCGTGCCGCTCGACGTGCTGGATGTGGCGACGGGGTCGGCGGATCAGCCGATCGAACTGGTGCGCATGGCGCGACGCATGAAGCGCCCGATCCGCGTGGTGGCGCTCGACGTCAATGCCAAGATGCTGCGCTACGCGCGCGAGCAAGCAACGCGCTACCCGGAAATCCGCTTCGTGCAGGGCGACGCGAAAGACATGCCGTTCCCCGGCCGTGCCTTCGATGTCGTCATCAACAACCTGGCGTTGCACCATTTTTCGGAAGAGAACGCGCTTGTGCTGCTCGAACAGTTCACGCGGCTGTCGAAACAGGGCGTGGTGGTCAACGACCTGCACCGCAGCCGCATTGCCTGGGCGTCCATCTACCTCCTCACGCGCCTGCTCACGAACAACCGGTTGACGCGTTACGACGCGCCGGTGTCGGTGATGAACGCATTCACGCCGGACGAGTTGCGCGGTCTCGCACAACGCGCCGGGTGGCGGCACTTCAACGTGCATCGGCATTTTCCGTACCGCATCGCGCTGGTGGAGACCAAACCGTCATGA
- a CDS encoding FxsA family protein translates to MSFLTSIIVLLLVSVLEVFSLAWLAEQISTINAISWIMFSFLIGIVMGRGYGEEWFEKMQWHLKSREMPAEEVINGSVVRFGSYLLLMPGAVTDLIGFLIIIPKTRFMFRAIAVRMIKSKIARGEKWFFFKEAEAG, encoded by the coding sequence GTGTCGTTTTTGACCAGTATCATCGTATTGCTTTTGGTTTCCGTGTTGGAGGTGTTTTCGCTGGCTTGGCTTGCGGAACAGATCAGCACCATCAATGCCATTTCATGGATCATGTTTTCATTCCTCATTGGCATCGTCATGGGACGCGGTTACGGCGAGGAATGGTTCGAGAAAATGCAATGGCATCTGAAGTCCCGTGAAATGCCGGCGGAGGAAGTGATCAACGGCTCTGTGGTGCGGTTCGGCAGTTACCTGCTGTTGATGCCCGGTGCGGTGACCGACCTGATCGGCTTTCTCATCATCATCCCCAAGACCCGCTTCATGTTTCGCGCCATCGCGGTGCGCATGATCAAGAGCAAGATCGCGCGCGGCGAGAAGTGGTTTTTCTTTAAGGAAGCCGAAGCCGGTTGA
- a CDS encoding tetratricopeptide repeat protein — MTELFWIASLIFTTYMCIDCINRKEHFVWIIVMIVLMPVGAIAYFFAVKNRVSAPSSSNSGDQSSNVSKPSFFAPSQPRKELDTEETLQLKELIGKYDKAYHHEKLGQIYLEQKKYDLAIEPFQEAVKRDPEMNEARYGLAKCYYGQGRFSESAEVLEELVQIDKKFDYGNAIFGLAECYRLSGQEDKALETYEAVINSYHFFKAYYHYAKLLDKRGKKQEAIDYMKSIIGSSKDLPDYKLEKERRWIDEAYKFLRKNGIELA; from the coding sequence ATGACCGAACTGTTCTGGATCGCCTCACTGATCTTCACCACATACATGTGCATCGACTGCATCAACCGCAAGGAGCATTTCGTCTGGATCATCGTGATGATCGTGCTCATGCCGGTGGGTGCCATCGCTTACTTTTTTGCCGTCAAAAACCGGGTGTCGGCGCCGAGCAGCAGCAACAGCGGCGACCAATCCAGCAATGTGAGCAAGCCTTCTTTTTTCGCGCCCAGCCAGCCCCGCAAGGAGCTGGACACGGAAGAAACGCTGCAACTCAAGGAATTGATCGGCAAATACGACAAGGCGTATCACCACGAGAAACTGGGACAGATTTACCTGGAACAGAAAAAGTACGATCTCGCCATCGAACCCTTTCAGGAAGCCGTCAAACGGGACCCGGAAATGAACGAGGCCCGCTACGGGCTGGCCAAATGCTATTACGGGCAGGGCCGGTTTTCGGAGTCCGCCGAGGTGCTGGAAGAGTTGGTGCAGATCGACAAGAAGTTCGATTATGGCAACGCCATCTTCGGCCTCGCCGAGTGCTACCGCCTGTCCGGACAGGAAGACAAGGCACTGGAAACCTACGAGGCGGTCATCAACTCCTACCACTTCTTCAAGGCGTACTACCATTACGCCAAACTGCTCGACAAGCGCGGCAAGAAGCAGGAAGCCATCGACTACATGAAAAGCATCATCGGTTCCTCCAAGGACCTGCCCGACTACAAGCTGGAAAAAGAACGGCGCTGGATCGACGAAGCTTACAAATTTCTGCGCAAAAACGGCATCGAGCTGGCCTGA
- the mutL gene encoding DNA mismatch repair endonuclease MutL produces the protein MTIQVLPESLANQIAAGEVVERPASVVKELIENAIDAGATRIQIEIEGAGKELIQVRDNGSGMNPADAKLALARHATSKISKPGDLVTIHTLGFRGEALPSIASVAKVRLTTCHAEGEAGTAVTVEGGQPPVIKETACPRGTTVEVRQLFYNTPARHKFLRRDNTEAGYITQVVQQQALGHPDIQFSLTHNGRTVVNTLPTEQVLYRIAELFGPELTRELLRVEKEEGRYKIEGYISSPILTRSKRDDQYSFINHRHIRDKVLLSATQKGYSHLLPRGQHPVLFLYLTMDPDLLDVNVHPAKAEVRFAYQSEVYRFVMEAIQEALAGNEKPAVPEPARGPGAADGRPYDAVPHVANGAGSESYSSVPHPHLERGPGVGGGPAGPPPRYQQTHSFQDVGHALKTFYSGGPAGAASSTGPLPPDVDLFRTKPRAISDMIYSEFEPLGQLNNSFIIMQGRRGVLVVDQHIAHERVLYERFKKAAAERKVEIQNLLFPLAMEFAPAEAAALEPELAELAKLGLEMEPFGNNGFLLRSVPAILKAHDHEAVVREIAAALTRDEAHHSLQDKYDDIVIMMSCRNAIKVNHPMELDQIRKLLHDLELTEMPYTCPHGRPIALLFDIEDILKQFHRK, from the coding sequence ATGACCATTCAGGTATTGCCAGAAAGCCTTGCCAACCAGATCGCTGCCGGCGAAGTGGTGGAGCGTCCGGCTTCCGTCGTCAAGGAACTCATCGAGAACGCCATCGATGCCGGGGCGACGCGCATCCAGATCGAGATCGAGGGGGCGGGCAAGGAATTGATCCAGGTGCGCGACAACGGCTCGGGCATGAATCCGGCGGATGCGAAACTGGCGCTGGCCCGCCACGCCACCAGCAAGATCTCAAAGCCCGGCGACCTGGTCACCATCCACACTCTGGGCTTCCGGGGCGAAGCCCTGCCCAGCATCGCTTCGGTGGCCAAGGTGCGTCTCACCACCTGCCATGCGGAAGGCGAGGCAGGCACGGCAGTGACCGTCGAGGGCGGCCAGCCACCGGTCATCAAGGAAACCGCCTGTCCGCGCGGCACCACGGTGGAGGTGCGGCAATTGTTTTACAACACCCCGGCGCGGCATAAATTTTTGCGCCGCGACAACACCGAGGCGGGCTACATCACGCAGGTGGTGCAGCAGCAGGCTTTGGGACATCCGGACATCCAGTTTTCGCTCACCCACAACGGGCGCACGGTGGTCAACACCCTGCCCACGGAACAGGTGCTGTACCGCATCGCCGAACTGTTCGGGCCGGAACTCACCCGCGAGTTGTTGCGCGTGGAAAAGGAAGAAGGCCGTTACAAAATTGAGGGCTACATATCGAGCCCGATTCTGACGCGATCGAAACGCGACGATCAGTACAGCTTCATCAACCACCGCCACATCCGGGATAAAGTTTTGTTGTCGGCAACGCAGAAGGGATACAGCCACCTGTTGCCACGCGGCCAGCATCCGGTTTTGTTCCTGTATCTCACGATGGACCCGGACCTGCTCGACGTCAACGTGCACCCGGCCAAGGCGGAGGTGCGCTTCGCGTATCAGAGCGAGGTGTACCGGTTCGTGATGGAAGCGATCCAGGAAGCGCTGGCGGGGAATGAAAAACCGGCTGTGCCGGAGCCGGCGCGGGGGCCGGGAGCAGCCGATGGCAGACCCTACGACGCCGTGCCGCACGTGGCCAACGGCGCGGGCAGCGAGTCGTATTCCTCCGTACCGCATCCGCATCTGGAGCGTGGCCCCGGCGTGGGGGGTGGCCCGGCTGGTCCGCCACCGCGTTACCAGCAGACGCATTCTTTTCAGGACGTGGGCCACGCGCTCAAAACATTTTACAGCGGCGGTCCCGCCGGCGCGGCGTCGTCCACGGGACCGTTGCCGCCGGACGTCGATCTGTTCCGCACCAAGCCACGCGCCATCTCGGACATGATCTATTCCGAGTTCGAGCCGTTGGGCCAGCTCAACAACTCGTTCATCATCATGCAGGGGCGGCGTGGCGTGTTGGTGGTGGATCAACACATCGCCCACGAGCGTGTGCTGTACGAACGGTTCAAGAAGGCGGCGGCGGAGCGCAAGGTGGAGATCCAGAATCTGCTGTTCCCGCTGGCGATGGAGTTCGCTCCCGCCGAGGCGGCGGCGCTGGAGCCGGAGCTGGCGGAGCTGGCGAAGCTGGGCCTGGAGATGGAGCCGTTCGGCAACAACGGCTTCCTGCTGCGCTCGGTGCCCGCGATCTTGAAGGCGCACGATCACGAAGCCGTGGTGCGGGAGATCGCCGCCGCGCTCACCCGCGACGAGGCGCATCACAGTTTGCAGGACAAGTACGACGACATCGTGATCATGATGTCCTGCCGCAACGCCATCAAGGTGAACCATCCGATGGAGCTGGATCAGATCCGGAAACTCCTGCACGATCTGGAGTTGACCGAGATGCCGTACACCTGCCCGCACGGCCGGCCCATCGCCCTCCTGTTCGACATCGAAGACATCCTGAAACAGTTTCACCGCAAATAA
- the rnd gene encoding ribonuclease D → MYVTTESELADLVDRLQGCTELIIDTEFVREKTYFHRLGLVQLAANGVFAAVDPIAVPNLDPLIDLIKRRDVLKVFHAGKQDLEILYQLAGEVIQPVFDTQVAAAMIGWGAQISFAKLVKRATGKRLHKNETYSDWCRRPLSNNQIEYALDDVRFLVPVYEKVVAQLKKLNRLEWVQEELKSLTDADQFELPDPYTQFMRVKNVRTLKPRQMAVLREVAAWREMEARRRDCLAKFIIRDETLLQMARQNIETVKQLHDLRGINGKEINHHGEKLLELIQRGRAVPESECPDLPEGTSYATNRGVEELLAAYVQIRSEELKIEPHLLADRKLIHSFVACHEQEEGLEEHPLFEGWRKHLIGSDLHLILEGQQGLIINKKGRVTLINPHPRPNPS, encoded by the coding sequence ATGTATGTAACCACCGAAAGTGAGCTCGCCGATCTGGTCGATCGACTTCAGGGCTGCACCGAGCTCATCATCGACACGGAATTTGTCCGCGAAAAAACATATTTTCATCGCCTGGGGCTGGTGCAGTTGGCGGCCAATGGGGTTTTCGCCGCAGTGGATCCGATTGCCGTGCCCAATCTCGATCCCTTGATCGACCTGATCAAGCGACGCGACGTGCTCAAGGTGTTCCACGCCGGTAAGCAGGACCTTGAAATTCTGTACCAGCTGGCGGGGGAGGTGATCCAGCCGGTGTTCGACACCCAGGTGGCGGCGGCGATGATCGGCTGGGGCGCGCAGATTTCCTTTGCCAAGCTGGTGAAACGCGCCACCGGCAAACGCCTGCACAAAAACGAAACCTACAGCGACTGGTGCCGCCGCCCGCTGAGCAACAACCAGATTGAATACGCGCTCGACGACGTGCGGTTTCTGGTGCCGGTGTATGAAAAGGTGGTGGCCCAGCTTAAAAAGCTCAATCGGCTGGAGTGGGTGCAGGAGGAATTGAAATCGCTGACCGATGCCGACCAGTTTGAGCTGCCCGATCCCTACACGCAGTTCATGCGCGTCAAAAACGTGCGCACGTTGAAGCCGCGACAGATGGCAGTGCTGCGCGAAGTCGCGGCCTGGCGCGAAATGGAAGCCCGCCGCCGCGATTGCCTCGCCAAGTTCATCATCCGCGACGAAACCCTGTTGCAGATGGCCCGGCAAAATATCGAAACGGTCAAACAACTGCACGATCTGCGTGGCATCAATGGCAAGGAGATCAACCACCACGGCGAGAAGCTGCTGGAATTGATCCAGCGCGGCCGCGCGGTGCCGGAGAGCGAATGCCCGGATTTACCGGAAGGCACCAGCTACGCCACCAACCGCGGCGTTGAAGAACTGCTGGCGGCCTATGTGCAGATCCGCTCCGAGGAGCTGAAGATCGAGCCGCACCTTTTGGCCGACCGCAAACTGATCCACTCGTTCGTCGCCTGCCATGAACAGGAAGAAGGACTGGAAGAGCACCCCCTGTTCGAAGGCTGGCGCAAACACCTGATCGGCAGCGACCTGCACCTGATTCTCGAAGGCCAGCAGGGTCTGATCATCAACAAAAAAGGCCGCGTTACCCTGATCAATCCCCACCCACGGCCCAATCCTTCCTGA
- a CDS encoding helix-turn-helix domain-containing protein, which yields MTVLSENMRTIRKSLKCTQMAFAQIMDIGFRTYVRYESGERDAPVAVLIKLARLADISLDRLLTTRVSVQELTRPDSERPPVKADSIEVVGGSLNEGRLMFKGIKEDFYITASPNEKKLLGHYRKLTPRSKEKCLKEVQDWALSRKRGGNGAATPKKVLKAKNTQKLKKMVKSIKKITVK from the coding sequence ATGACGGTTTTATCTGAAAACATGCGAACCATCCGGAAAAGCCTGAAGTGCACGCAGATGGCTTTCGCCCAGATCATGGATATCGGGTTCCGTACTTATGTGCGTTACGAATCGGGAGAGCGCGACGCGCCGGTGGCGGTGCTCATCAAGCTCGCCCGTTTGGCCGATATTTCTCTCGACCGCCTGCTGACCACGCGCGTCAGCGTGCAGGAACTCACCCGCCCGGACAGCGAACGCCCGCCGGTCAAGGCCGACAGCATCGAGGTCGTCGGCGGATCGCTGAACGAAGGCCGGCTGATGTTCAAAGGCATCAAGGAAGATTTCTACATCACCGCCTCGCCGAACGAGAAAAAACTGCTCGGCCATTACCGCAAACTGACGCCGCGTTCGAAGGAAAAATGCCTGAAGGAAGTGCAGGACTGGGCGCTGAGCCGCAAACGGGGCGGCAACGGCGCGGCCACGCCGAAAAAAGTACTCAAAGCCAAGAACACGCAGAAGCTCAAGAAGATGGTCAAATCGATCAAAAAAATCACGGTCAAGTGA